From Pedobacter indicus, a single genomic window includes:
- a CDS encoding helix-turn-helix domain-containing protein, with product MICTNIQIFTDTRSGVFDFNLILIACMVKKPHASDVDIYLIERVKELRVEKGISQAQLAHLLDVSTGYIGHVESSKDRAKYNLNMLVKLAKVLECTYDDLLPPV from the coding sequence ATGATATGTACTAATATACAGATTTTTACTGATACACGTAGCGGTGTTTTTGATTTTAATCTTATCTTAATTGCGTGCATGGTCAAAAAGCCTCATGCATCCGATGTCGATATTTATTTGATAGAGCGCGTAAAAGAGCTCAGAGTAGAAAAAGGTATCTCCCAAGCTCAATTGGCACATCTTTTAGATGTCTCGACTGGCTATATCGGTCACGTAGAGAGTTCAAAAGATCGAGCGAAATATAACCTTAATATGCTCGTTAAACTTGCTAAGGTGCTTGAGTGTACCTATGACGATTTACTTCCTCCCGTATGA
- a CDS encoding MFS transporter has product MNSSKPIGKYRWTICALLFIATTINYLDRQVLSLLHPILEEEFGWSNTDYANITAVFQFAYAISMVFAGRVIDKLGTKWGYALALILWSVAAALHAYALPIGEGVVSVLTAFGISGVSVSVMGFIVVRGLLGVGEAGNFPAAVKATAEYFPKKERSFATGIFNSGTTIGAILAPLTVPIMAHMWGWQSTFIAVGLAGFLWLILWFMFYETPEKQKRLSTEEYDYIRSDDPVVPADGEAKTAENIVVKRRMWAKLLTYRQTWVFAVGKLITDGVWWFFLFWLPSILHSEYGMSTTDMMIPLAVLYALTMIGSIGGGWFPTHFINKGYNAYEGRMKAMLIIAFIPLVVLGAQPLGEYSYWWAIVLIGIGASAHQAWSANLFTIASDLFPTKSVGSVTGIGGMLGGIGSALFSKSAGALFDHYESLNNIHMGYTIMFAVCAFAYLFAWILMKALVPKMKVVDLDK; this is encoded by the coding sequence ATGAATTCTTCCAAACCAATAGGCAAGTATAGATGGACAATCTGTGCTTTATTATTCATCGCAACTACCATCAACTACTTAGATCGGCAGGTTCTCAGCCTTTTACATCCCATCTTAGAAGAAGAGTTTGGTTGGTCAAACACCGATTATGCCAACATTACAGCTGTTTTTCAATTCGCTTACGCCATATCCATGGTATTTGCAGGTCGGGTTATCGATAAACTGGGAACCAAATGGGGCTATGCGTTGGCATTAATTCTATGGTCAGTCGCTGCCGCGCTCCATGCCTATGCTCTTCCAATTGGGGAAGGTGTAGTATCAGTTTTAACTGCTTTTGGGATTAGCGGAGTGTCCGTTTCCGTGATGGGCTTCATTGTTGTCCGTGGGTTACTAGGTGTCGGTGAAGCAGGTAACTTTCCAGCAGCCGTAAAAGCAACCGCAGAATATTTTCCAAAAAAAGAACGCTCTTTCGCTACGGGAATCTTCAATTCCGGAACAACTATTGGTGCTATTCTGGCACCATTGACTGTACCCATCATGGCGCACATGTGGGGATGGCAGAGTACCTTTATAGCAGTCGGTTTAGCTGGATTCCTTTGGTTAATCCTCTGGTTTATGTTCTATGAAACACCAGAAAAGCAAAAACGGCTTTCCACGGAAGAGTATGACTATATCCGAAGCGATGATCCGGTTGTACCAGCAGACGGCGAAGCCAAAACCGCTGAGAATATCGTTGTCAAGCGTAGGATGTGGGCCAAATTGTTAACCTACCGGCAAACCTGGGTTTTCGCTGTCGGTAAGCTTATAACTGATGGGGTGTGGTGGTTCTTTTTATTTTGGTTGCCATCCATTCTTCACTCTGAATACGGCATGTCGACCACCGACATGATGATCCCCCTCGCTGTCCTATATGCGCTGACAATGATCGGGAGTATCGGTGGCGGATGGTTCCCAACCCATTTTATTAATAAAGGTTATAACGCATATGAAGGGCGTATGAAAGCCATGCTCATTATCGCCTTTATTCCTTTGGTTGTTTTAGGCGCCCAACCATTAGGTGAGTACAGCTATTGGTGGGCTATTGTACTGATCGGTATTGGCGCATCCGCACATCAAGCTTGGTCGGCAAATTTGTTTACCATCGCGTCAGATCTGTTCCCTACCAAAAGCGTTGGTTCCGTGACCGGGATCGGTGGTATGTTAGGTGGTATTGGCAGTGCCTTATTCAGTAAATCGGCAGGTGCTTTATTTGACCATTACGAAAGCCTTAACAATATTCATATGGGCTACACGATTATGTTTGCCGTGTGTGCATTTGCTTATCTTTTTGCGTGGATCCTGATGAAAGCTTTAGTGCCCAAAATGAAAGTAGTAGACTTAGATAAATAA
- a CDS encoding helix-turn-helix domain-containing protein gives MDESTRKLIENLSSKIDCLSQAQEEFYQKHFLKLSTASKPILTQPEAADYIGLTPNYLNQLTHHGKLKFIKKKGMKSKYFLKRDLDEYLMGNSIKEDPDSETENDILNFLKRGKR, from the coding sequence ATGGACGAATCAACACGTAAACTAATTGAAAACTTAAGCTCTAAAATTGACTGCTTAAGTCAGGCGCAAGAAGAGTTTTATCAAAAACATTTTCTTAAATTATCCACAGCATCTAAACCAATCTTAACGCAGCCAGAAGCAGCCGATTATATCGGTCTGACTCCAAACTACCTTAATCAGCTTACCCATCATGGTAAATTAAAATTTATCAAAAAGAAGGGGATGAAATCAAAATACTTTCTGAAACGAGACCTTGATGAATATTTAATGGGAAATTCAATTAAGGAAGATCCGGACTCCGAAACTGAAAACGATATTCTCAATTTCCTGAAACGGGGCAAAAGATAA
- a CDS encoding AbiU2 domain-containing protein, whose product MTLRENIWGIWETLERSRYNFECTKYLNNPETEEEFNCIKGSIYLRNIAGSLWRICIIDFHKIVSGSPNDDLCISKLINKIKNNNYRGHNISPAMVCLWQDSLEKNKKAIGLIRTLRNKLFAHTDIGFVETPDVTFSEIFPVYEMVEVIIKDVYKYAFDTHADLSRRYADDHGKRMIKMIAEYKIMQREDRFGNVFKK is encoded by the coding sequence ATGACTTTACGAGAAAATATATGGGGTATATGGGAGACTCTTGAGAGATCACGTTACAATTTTGAATGTACGAAGTACCTTAATAATCCAGAAACGGAAGAAGAGTTTAATTGTATAAAAGGATCAATCTATCTCCGCAACATCGCGGGATCACTTTGGCGAATCTGTATAATTGATTTCCATAAAATTGTTAGTGGATCGCCGAATGATGACCTATGTATATCAAAATTGATTAACAAAATAAAGAATAACAACTATAGGGGGCATAACATTTCTCCAGCAATGGTTTGTTTGTGGCAAGATAGTTTAGAGAAGAACAAAAAAGCAATTGGATTAATTAGAACTCTGAGGAATAAACTATTTGCTCACACGGATATCGGTTTTGTCGAAACACCCGATGTTACATTTTCCGAAATTTTTCCTGTATACGAAATGGTTGAAGTAATAATTAAAGATGTCTATAAGTATGCATTCGATACTCATGCAGATTTATCACGTCGATATGCAGATGACCATGGCAAGCGTATGATTAAAATGATTGCCGAATATAAGATAATGCAACGAGAAGACCGATTTGGAAATGTTTTTAAAAAATGA
- a CDS encoding relaxase/mobilization nuclease domain-containing protein yields MIAIQKVHSFVSALNYNDEKLRLPDKSKRAELLAHNFLGTEKDEILEEVKLINSLNTRVKNDGYHVALSFSEKDKIDDDTLIAIADDYKKGMGFTDDHLFLLYKHNDGDDHRHIHVHLLLHRLAIDPDNGRARLVSDSHNFQRSEKLCRQLEHKYGLEVVPSSKEALDRAPTKNELEMIERTGRVSERMLLQEKVKLALDESTSLDDFIKECSQNGVYLLLNQSETTGHISGITYISENGFICKGKKLGNQFKWGNLKSKINYEQSRDRTRASEANRATREKFRSLLERDQRGEKMDGGAGQTSRSHHEKSSSSSPNDGGASRKGTESRSEPRYSGARESTNGIQKNENADHYQFSDSYSSSSRSISSNSYPVSDVDDEEEERKRKRKWRRRR; encoded by the coding sequence ATGATTGCAATCCAAAAGGTTCACAGTTTTGTCTCCGCACTAAATTATAATGACGAGAAACTTCGGTTACCAGATAAAAGTAAAAGAGCTGAATTGCTAGCGCATAACTTTTTAGGCACCGAGAAAGATGAAATTCTGGAAGAGGTAAAGTTGATCAATAGTCTTAATACCCGTGTAAAGAACGATGGTTATCATGTTGCCCTTAGTTTTTCTGAAAAAGATAAGATTGACGATGATACTCTGATAGCTATAGCCGATGATTATAAAAAGGGTATGGGCTTTACAGATGATCATTTATTCTTGCTGTACAAGCATAATGATGGGGACGATCACCGTCATATTCATGTACACCTCTTATTGCACCGTTTGGCGATCGACCCCGATAACGGGAGAGCCCGTCTTGTTAGTGATTCTCACAACTTCCAACGAAGTGAAAAGCTGTGTCGTCAACTTGAACATAAGTATGGACTGGAAGTAGTTCCTTCTTCAAAGGAAGCTTTGGACAGAGCACCTACCAAGAATGAGCTGGAAATGATCGAACGAACTGGACGAGTATCTGAACGTATGTTACTACAGGAGAAGGTAAAACTTGCATTAGACGAGTCAACATCATTGGATGATTTTATAAAAGAATGCAGTCAAAACGGTGTGTACCTTCTTTTAAACCAGTCTGAAACCACAGGGCACATATCAGGTATAACCTATATCTCAGAAAATGGCTTTATCTGTAAGGGTAAGAAATTAGGTAATCAATTTAAATGGGGAAATTTAAAATCTAAAATAAATTATGAACAAAGCCGAGACCGTACGAGAGCTAGCGAAGCAAACCGTGCAACAAGAGAAAAATTTAGAAGTTTGCTTGAACGAGATCAAAGAGGTGAAAAAATGGATGGTGGAGCTGGTCAAACTTCAAGAAGCCACCATGAAAAATCAAGTAGCTCTTCACCAAACGATGGAGGGGCTTCCAGAAAAGGAACAGAAAGTCGATCTGAGCCCCGTTATTCAGGAGCTCGTGAAAGCACAAATGGAATACAGAAAAATGAAAACGCTGATCATTATCAGTTTTCTGACAGTTATAGTTCCTCTAGCCGCAGTATTAGCAGCAATTCTTATCCCGTATCTGATGTAGACGACGAAGAGGAAGAAAGGAAGCGGAAGCGTAAATGGAGAAGAAGGCGTTAA
- a CDS encoding DUF262 domain-containing protein: MATIEDGDKKYSTLLNEIETGQIKIPQFQRQFVWDLGLSARLIDSILKGYPIGTFIYWRTNERLRSVRNVGNIHLPDPKEGEFVNYVLDGQQRITSLFAALKGEIIERENGKKEDYSNIYIDLTANDDESIAIIDIIGKEENSVIKLTDLLFKKALEIYNYYPEEFHENIDRYKGIIQAYQFKGIDLKDAEIDIATEVFTRLNVGGKDLSLFEIMVAKTYDPSRNFDLYDKFQELLEALEPAKYNTISSANMLQFISLLISKECKRKVILRLDKKEFIDKWDDAVKAIKSAVEFFRSYGIPVSKLLPYNTLIVPFAYFFHHHPNNPTGEKLKLLIDFFWRVSIGFRYSSSVESKLVQDIDKIDKILNEEHPRYEWSVDYSSDFIKEKGYFATGRSFIKAILCLYAKHRPKSFDNHLDVNIDNSWLKIATSKNYHHFFPKSYMRKNQPQWESSQVNHIANITIVDDFLNKNKIRAKAPSDYMKVFQTQNEFLNETMETHMINDLETFGIWDDDYTKFFEKRIEAISVELKRYIIPQRSNEPLEYYEDHEYQEENEL, encoded by the coding sequence ATGGCTACCATTGAAGATGGTGATAAAAAGTATAGTACTTTATTAAATGAAATTGAAACAGGTCAGATTAAGATTCCTCAATTCCAACGTCAATTTGTTTGGGATTTGGGTCTTTCTGCAAGATTAATAGATAGTATTCTAAAAGGGTACCCCATAGGTACTTTTATATATTGGAGAACCAACGAACGGTTACGATCCGTAAGAAATGTCGGGAATATTCATTTGCCAGACCCAAAAGAAGGAGAGTTTGTCAATTATGTCTTAGACGGTCAGCAACGAATCACATCCCTGTTCGCAGCACTGAAAGGTGAAATTATCGAGAGAGAAAACGGGAAAAAGGAAGACTATTCGAATATATATATCGACTTAACCGCCAATGATGATGAATCAATTGCAATTATAGACATAATCGGGAAAGAAGAGAACTCAGTTATCAAACTTACTGACTTGCTGTTCAAAAAAGCACTAGAAATCTACAATTATTACCCAGAGGAATTTCATGAAAATATTGACAGGTATAAAGGGATAATACAAGCATATCAGTTTAAAGGTATCGATTTGAAAGATGCGGAAATAGATATAGCTACAGAGGTGTTTACCAGACTGAATGTGGGAGGGAAAGATCTATCATTGTTTGAGATAATGGTAGCTAAAACTTACGATCCAAGCCGTAATTTCGATTTATATGATAAATTTCAAGAATTACTGGAAGCCTTAGAACCTGCTAAATATAATACTATTTCGTCCGCTAATATGCTTCAGTTTATTTCTCTTTTGATTTCAAAAGAATGTAAAAGAAAAGTAATTCTCCGATTAGATAAAAAGGAATTCATCGATAAATGGGATGATGCAGTTAAAGCTATAAAGAGCGCAGTTGAGTTTTTTAGGAGCTATGGTATACCCGTTTCGAAGTTATTGCCTTACAATACATTAATAGTGCCGTTTGCTTACTTTTTTCATCACCATCCGAATAATCCAACGGGAGAGAAATTAAAATTATTGATAGACTTTTTCTGGCGGGTTTCGATAGGATTTAGATATTCCTCTTCTGTTGAAAGTAAACTAGTCCAAGATATCGATAAAATTGATAAAATCTTGAATGAAGAACATCCAAGATATGAGTGGTCGGTTGATTACTCGTCTGACTTCATAAAAGAAAAAGGGTATTTTGCAACAGGTAGATCATTTATAAAAGCTATTCTATGTTTATATGCCAAACATAGACCTAAATCCTTTGACAACCATTTAGATGTGAATATCGATAATAGTTGGTTGAAGATTGCAACATCTAAGAATTATCACCATTTTTTTCCAAAGAGTTATATGCGCAAGAATCAACCCCAATGGGAAAGTTCCCAGGTCAATCATATTGCTAACATCACCATAGTGGATGACTTTTTGAACAAAAATAAGATCAGAGCAAAGGCTCCATCTGATTATATGAAGGTATTCCAGACACAAAATGAGTTCTTAAATGAAACGATGGAAACACATATGATCAATGATCTCGAAACCTTCGGCATCTGGGATGACGATTATACAAAGTTTTTTGAAAAAAGAATAGAAGCTATTAGCGTTGAGCTAAAACGTTATATCATACCTCAGAGATCAAACGAGCCACTTGAGTATTATGAAGATCATGAATATCAGGAAGAAAATGAGCTGTGA
- a CDS encoding cation-translocating P-type ATPase translates to MRYNIPKHLRGLTTEELKTFRKKFGFNQIDAIKKNAWYRMLLDILKEPMLLLLIAVTVIYIIVGNYSEAIFMLGAIIVVSGISFYQDNRSKKALEALKKLNEPLSTVIRDSIVMQIPTNEIAVGDLCIVEEGKMISADGEIVHSNDFSVNEASLTGESFSVFKSQETEDRKVYSGTLVVSGLAIFNVEKIGAETKLGKISQSIQDIKEVHSPLQIQITKFVKGMAIIGVIVFLMVWGFSYWKSGNIIESLLAGLTLAMSVLPEEIPVAFTTFMALGAWKLMSEGVIIKRSSVVETLGSTTVICTDKTGTITENSMRLKLLFDYKSNKVFEDTQFNTPELSELIRFAMWSSEPIPFDPMEKTLHQIYEQTQSNDERKNFQMIHEYPLEGKPPMMTHLFENSLGERIIAAKGAPEAILAVSILSDSEKDNLRQHIINFGAQGYRVLGVAKCNFEGNHFPEKQQDFSFDFLGFTVFYDPPKENIQEVFKKIYAAGIKVKVITGDNADTTKAIAHQAGIINETPAVNGTEIVHHTETELMELSKNTTLFTRMFPEAKLAMVNALKKNEEVVAMLGDGVNDAPALKAAHIGVAMGNKGTEIAKAAAALVIANDDLDKLITGIAAGRRIYTNLKKAIQYIISIHIPIILTVSLPLFLGWVYPHIFTPVHVIFLELIMGPTCSIVYENEPMEKNTMLEKPRKMTETFLSWKELSISIIQGLVITAGVLSAYQYAVQNGSNEATTRSIVFTTLVFANVFLSMVNRSFIYSMFDSFKNKNKLFPIILGASLVLLIAILYIPPFASFFQVSSINFQEFVISIFIAAVSVMWVEVYKWIKRLKINR, encoded by the coding sequence ATGCGGTATAACATCCCCAAACACCTTAGAGGTCTCACAACCGAGGAATTAAAAACCTTTCGAAAAAAATTTGGTTTCAATCAAATAGACGCTATTAAAAAAAATGCGTGGTATAGGATGTTGCTCGATATTTTGAAAGAACCTATGCTGCTTTTGCTTATTGCGGTAACAGTTATTTATATAATAGTTGGCAATTATTCCGAAGCTATTTTTATGTTGGGCGCTATTATTGTCGTTTCTGGAATTTCATTCTATCAAGACAATCGCAGTAAAAAAGCACTGGAAGCGTTGAAAAAATTGAACGAACCGTTAAGTACTGTTATCAGAGATTCAATCGTGATGCAAATTCCCACAAACGAAATTGCCGTTGGCGATTTGTGCATTGTTGAAGAAGGAAAAATGATTAGTGCTGATGGCGAAATTGTGCACAGCAATGATTTTTCAGTTAATGAAGCCTCACTAACAGGTGAAAGTTTTTCAGTATTTAAAAGTCAAGAAACCGAAGATAGAAAAGTATATAGCGGAACGCTGGTAGTATCTGGTTTGGCCATCTTTAATGTAGAGAAAATTGGAGCAGAAACCAAACTAGGGAAAATCAGTCAATCAATTCAAGATATCAAAGAAGTTCATTCGCCGCTGCAAATTCAGATTACCAAATTTGTAAAGGGAATGGCGATTATTGGTGTTATCGTGTTTCTGATGGTTTGGGGATTTAGCTACTGGAAATCAGGTAATATCATAGAAAGTTTACTCGCTGGATTAACCTTGGCCATGTCTGTGCTTCCAGAAGAAATCCCTGTAGCCTTTACTACTTTTATGGCTTTAGGTGCCTGGAAATTAATGAGTGAAGGTGTGATAATTAAACGTAGTAGTGTGGTCGAAACATTGGGCAGTACTACAGTGATCTGTACGGACAAAACGGGAACTATTACTGAAAATTCCATGCGACTGAAACTTTTATTTGATTACAAATCAAACAAGGTTTTTGAGGATACGCAATTCAATACACCTGAGCTTTCAGAGCTTATTCGTTTCGCTATGTGGAGTAGTGAACCCATTCCGTTTGATCCCATGGAAAAAACACTGCATCAAATTTATGAGCAAACACAATCCAATGATGAGCGGAAGAATTTTCAAATGATACACGAATATCCATTAGAAGGGAAACCTCCAATGATGACGCATCTTTTTGAAAATAGTTTAGGTGAAAGAATTATTGCAGCCAAAGGTGCGCCCGAAGCCATTCTTGCCGTTTCTATTCTTTCTGATAGCGAGAAGGACAATTTACGACAACATATCATCAATTTCGGAGCGCAAGGGTACCGAGTACTGGGCGTGGCTAAATGTAATTTTGAAGGCAATCACTTTCCTGAAAAACAACAAGATTTTTCTTTTGACTTTTTAGGATTTACCGTTTTCTACGATCCACCGAAAGAAAACATTCAAGAGGTATTTAAAAAGATATATGCTGCAGGCATCAAGGTAAAAGTAATTACGGGAGACAATGCGGATACGACAAAGGCTATTGCGCATCAAGCAGGAATTATAAACGAAACACCAGCGGTAAACGGAACGGAAATCGTTCATCACACAGAAACAGAATTGATGGAACTATCTAAAAACACCACACTGTTTACCAGAATGTTTCCTGAGGCAAAATTGGCAATGGTAAACGCTCTTAAAAAGAACGAGGAAGTTGTTGCAATGCTGGGGGATGGTGTAAATGATGCACCTGCTTTAAAAGCAGCTCATATTGGCGTAGCGATGGGAAACAAAGGAACAGAAATTGCAAAAGCAGCGGCAGCATTGGTTATAGCAAATGATGATTTAGACAAATTGATTACTGGAATAGCGGCAGGAAGAAGAATTTATACCAATCTCAAAAAAGCCATACAGTATATTATATCCATTCATATCCCAATTATTCTAACGGTTTCATTACCCTTGTTTTTGGGTTGGGTATATCCGCATATTTTCACACCGGTACATGTTATTTTCTTGGAGCTAATCATGGGGCCAACCTGTTCTATTGTCTATGAAAATGAGCCGATGGAAAAAAATACAATGCTAGAGAAACCACGTAAAATGACCGAAACATTCTTAAGTTGGAAAGAATTAAGCATTAGTATTATTCAGGGATTGGTCATTACCGCAGGCGTTCTATCTGCATATCAGTATGCCGTACAAAACGGAAGTAACGAAGCAACTACACGCTCAATAGTTTTCACAACCTTAGTATTTGCAAATGTGTTTTTGAGTATGGTAAATCGCTCATTCATTTACAGTATGTTTGATAGTTTTAAAAATAAAAATAAATTGTTCCCCATAATCCTTGGAGCATCTTTGGTTTTACTTATCGCAATACTCTATATTCCACCATTCGCTTCTTTCTTTCAAGTAAGTAGTATAAATTTCCAGGAATTTGTAATCTCAATTTTTATTGCTGCCGTATCGGTGATGTGGGTTGAAGTGTATAAATGGATTAAACGCTTGAAAATAAATAGATAG
- a CDS encoding bifunctional 4-hydroxy-2-oxoglutarate aldolase/2-dehydro-3-deoxy-phosphogluconate aldolase, producing MSKRTTVINQILEQGTLPLFFTPSEKDTIEIAQTVYSAGVKVIEYTNRGEEALRNFKSLKKEALKSMPDLQLGIGTIKTAREADNFIGAGADFIVAPTINPEVGRAAHNADLLWIPGCMTPTEISIAQGHDADIIKIFPANILGVEFLKSIKSLFAGQKFMPTGGVNLTEENIRGWFDAGVCAVGMGSQLISNDVIKEKKYDLLKERTETVLELIKTIQKK from the coding sequence ATGAGCAAAAGAACAACAGTTATTAATCAAATTTTAGAGCAAGGGACTTTACCTTTATTTTTTACTCCAAGTGAGAAAGATACCATAGAGATCGCACAGACTGTTTATTCAGCAGGCGTGAAGGTCATCGAATATACCAACCGAGGAGAAGAAGCCCTTAGGAATTTCAAAAGCCTAAAGAAAGAGGCACTGAAAAGTATGCCTGATCTGCAACTCGGAATTGGTACCATCAAAACGGCGAGGGAAGCCGATAACTTTATCGGTGCCGGTGCTGACTTTATTGTTGCCCCGACCATCAACCCCGAAGTAGGCCGAGCAGCCCATAACGCAGACCTGCTTTGGATACCTGGATGTATGACACCTACCGAAATCAGCATTGCGCAGGGGCATGATGCCGATATCATTAAGATATTCCCTGCCAATATTCTGGGTGTAGAGTTTTTAAAATCGATCAAAAGCCTGTTTGCCGGACAGAAATTTATGCCTACCGGAGGTGTAAACCTAACTGAGGAAAATATACGTGGCTGGTTTGATGCTGGTGTATGTGCAGTAGGTATGGGGAGTCAGCTTATCAGTAATGATGTCATCAAAGAAAAGAAATACGATTTACTAAAAGAACGCACCGAAACTGTGCTAGAGCTTATCAAAACTATCCAGAAAAAATAA
- a CDS encoding replication initiation protein, with translation MSAKLEKSQVDLNLIPTPNRILEVVAQFTVYQWRIYATIIELLEKETKKSFEGGQLAIQSFLSQQTVVLSIPLRKISTHASDYRRAKRSLAEMSKIECEITYSENGKGRVVTGSLFTVDMPLIPNWKSTARIYIHPEVAKLFLTFRRNHKNDPIFYSRFSPNVVRKLTNVHVIKLYFLLCLWRNRDVIYKSIDDLYLMLNIGSKYARFSDFNKHIIRPAYKALLAIGDVWFDIEDPDFYKKEGAKTVGLNFKLLTKRHLESHQTKVESIKLMLINAYQFKDIDLNKIADVFAHMRYRDINLKVLELADKINSSPEIRSPKEYIITSLNNEVKNYEK, from the coding sequence ATGTCTGCGAAGTTAGAAAAGTCTCAGGTGGATCTAAATTTAATCCCGACGCCTAACCGAATCCTTGAGGTTGTAGCTCAGTTTACGGTCTATCAATGGCGTATCTACGCTACGATCATCGAGCTGCTTGAAAAGGAGACAAAAAAGAGCTTTGAAGGAGGGCAGTTGGCAATCCAGAGTTTCTTAAGCCAGCAGACTGTTGTCTTATCGATACCGCTACGGAAAATATCGACCCACGCGAGCGACTATAGACGTGCAAAAAGGTCTCTAGCTGAGATGTCTAAGATAGAATGCGAAATTACTTATTCTGAAAATGGGAAAGGGCGGGTTGTCACAGGAAGCCTATTTACAGTCGATATGCCACTTATTCCCAACTGGAAGTCAACTGCCAGAATTTATATTCACCCAGAGGTTGCCAAGCTATTTTTAACGTTTCGGCGCAATCACAAAAATGATCCGATATTCTATAGTAGGTTCTCTCCCAATGTCGTCCGAAAGTTGACAAATGTTCATGTCATAAAGCTTTATTTTTTATTATGCCTCTGGAGGAATCGAGATGTTATATACAAGAGCATCGATGATCTGTACCTGATGCTGAATATCGGCTCAAAATACGCTCGATTTTCAGATTTTAACAAACATATCATTAGACCAGCCTATAAGGCACTACTTGCTATTGGCGATGTATGGTTTGATATTGAAGATCCTGATTTCTATAAGAAAGAAGGAGCCAAGACCGTTGGATTGAATTTTAAGCTGCTGACCAAACGGCACCTTGAATCCCATCAAACTAAAGTGGAGTCAATCAAACTTATGCTGATAAACGCATATCAATTCAAGGATATTGATTTAAATAAAATAGCGGACGTGTTTGCCCATATGAGATATCGAGATATCAACCTCAAAGTTTTGGAGTTGGCAGACAAGATCAATAGTAGTCCTGAAATCAGGTCACCAAAAGAATATATAATCACGTCTTTAAACAATGAGGTCAAGAATTATGAAAAATAG